AAACGATTAGCTAATAAAATAGCCTACCTTTGACTTATCTGCAGCTTCATTGGAAACCAGTTTATTCTATTTTGAACCTTTTGGCTCTTTATCTTTCCCTTTTTAAATAAGTAATATCTgaaaaattctttttcttttaattttaattttatcatttttagtTCCAAAATTATTTTTGGAATCTGATGAGTCATTTGAATTTCTATGTTTATGTGGTTAGCTctttattgaaaatttgaattacTTATTTAAATTCACATGTTgattctccctccccccccccccttggggCCTTGGGAGAATTCTTTAAATCATTCATTTCCAGCTGAATGTGCTCTTTCATGTTCCTGAAGAAAATATTCTATAATCTAAAGGAGTTAAAAATTTGTTGTCTTTGTAACCATCAATTTTTGAAGGGCTTCCTTatatcattccttactttaaaTATAAGCTGTTCTTGGTATTTGATCTTCTTGTAGtaaattgatttttgatttttgatttaaaGGAGTTATGGCCTTACGGATTTTTAAGTGATCCTAGCAACGGATATTTCTACAGAAAAACTATGGAGTATGCTAACTTTGTATGGAGAACTTACATTACCCATTATTACTTGTGGTAACTTATTTGATCTTCACTTTTTCTTAGCATGCCAAACATTTTGCTTTGGAGAGTTGAACTACAAACTTCAGAAAGAAATTCCTTTTGTCAGTGTCctgaggggtgttaaataattAGTAAAATATTTGCTTATGTGAGAGAGAAATACTTCCAGGGTGGTGATGGTTTCTCATCTGGCGCAAATATGTCTACAGTTTCAAGCatgaatgtgttttttttttttctgggtgaATTTAAAGCATGAATTGATATGAACTGGTATTACTATTTCCTgtgtatttaattatttattctcatattatttcattttatcCTTCTTGAGGTACACAAGAACTTGTTATATTATTCATTTTGTTCCTAAAACAAGTTTAGTTGTTGTTAATCATGTATTCTCTTAACAGCTACAATGTCATCCTAAAGAAATTTATATCCTATTGGTCCTACCTTCCTTTTCCCCTTCCGATTTAGACAATTTTAGACATTCCATATTTAATCTTAAATTCTTTTAAAAGTGTCTACATTATAACTGTTTTTCTACCGTGCAAGTTGCTAGTCATCCTATTATGATTGGTGTCTTTATCCACATTTCTTCATGGTGAGAATCCTTGTGCATTTATCATCTTAACAAATTGATTTGTCGCTCAGCTTCCAATTGTTTCCCTAGCTAAATCCTTACCTGTTTCTCTGTGGACTGAGGTGAAAGTGAAACAATGAGCGATCACATATATTCTCCTTGTTTTGCATAGCATTTTTTTCTGTACTTTGGAAGctaaaattcttcttctatgCCTTACTTGGGGACAGTAACCACCATGATTAATTGCATTTCCAgtgtcctatttttttttttttcttcctaatcATGATTTTCATGTTAGTCTATCTGAGTTTGCTTTTTGCTGGATGTTATTGATATCTTTTGTGCTTCTGTTGGAAGTTGGTTGTGCTACTGTTGTGAGAGTgtattatggaatttttttgcATCAGCATTGACTATTATTGTTGCATGTGCAGATTAGTCAGCTCGGAGCAGCAGCTCAGAAATACCAGGCTGCTACCCAAAATGGATCATCCAGTCTTTCTGCTCAGGAATTACAAAATAACTGTAATATGTAAGTTAATTATTCTCTATTACATGTTAACTTCTTTTTTCTGTAGTATCTGAAGATGAACTGGTGACCAGTGTTTACCATCTTACATTAAATGTCATTGGTATCTTTATCATTGGTTGCATTTTCTGTGGTAGGACAGTTATTCTCTGTCAATGCACACATACAGATTATTTGTAATATGttgttataaaataaaaaatttcactcTTACAGGACTACAGGAGTAATGTAATATTTCTGGAGACCCACTTTCCTGTTCTGATAAAAAGCATACGCCTGCTGTTTTGAAATGATTTTGACCTCTTGAACTCATTTTCTTAAGAAATCATGAAAAGAATCTGTACGAtgctcaaaaaaggaaaaaaaagaaaagaagacacaGTATTAGAAATGACAAGTAATTGTCCATGTGGCTAATGCCAGGGATTCCCCATAATTTGGATGGTTAACTACAGCTTCGTTGTGACAAAAAATTGACGGAGAAATTTTAAGTGTTGTTTGACTTAAAATGTCACTGATGCATGTTAATCTTGTCCACTTTACTTCCTGCTTTCACTCAGATGTCTGATTCGGTGTTCTGTGTTCTGGAGGCATTTTAATagttaataataatatttttcttattaattcTTTGTGGGCAAGGCAGCTAGGAGGTGCCTACTCTTTAGAAATATTGTATAAGGCCATCAGTACTCAGTAGTGGTGCACAGTGTTCTGTGCCTATTTGTTAATGTTTGATCTCATCTGAGCATATTTCTAATGTATATTTATCATATATATTGAAATCACTTAGATTGATTAGTAAATGTTATTCTTCTTCAGGTTTGTGGCATCTGCTCGGCAATTGGCAAAAGCTTTGGAAGTGCCTTTAGTAAATGATCTAGGATATACAAAGAGATATGTGCGATGTCTTCAGGTAGTGTACTTGCTCTGTTGCAATTGACATAAATCCATAATTCACTTTCATATGTGAATTTGATTTTTGAGGATAACTTGAATTTTGTCGAGTGTTATCCATCTGCAAGTAGTTTGTTGGGGTCATCAGTCATCTACCATTGCAAAATTGCATAgctgtttctttttttgttcaattATTCTCACTTTTCTAAAATGTATCCATTTGATGTGATTCTTGTTACCTATCTTGAACTGCAGACCACCCTTAGATTTGGGTTTTCATATTTCAGTATaaagatgcatatctcttcatATGTTCACTTTGGATTGTGAGAGTCCAAGAAGCCAGGAACTTGTCAGTTTTTATGTAATATTTGTTAATGTTTAGTTGTCTAGCTGTCAAATTTGATTCCGACCTAATCAACTAAATTCGATGTCAATAATAGTCAGATTCAACAATCAGGTAGTTTCAATTCCTATTGGTAGTGGGAATTTAAGCTCAAAGATGCAAGCCACAATTGCCTTAGTTTCCAGGTAAGTCAACAACTAATGTGATCTGTGGTGATTCGTGATTCCAGCCTGTTTGGATTCTCATGATCCAAACTGATCTTTCACTGAATCCATTTTCTCCCGGGCTCATTTCTAGATTTTGGAATATTTCAACTCAGCATGACCTTCATTGATGTGGGTTTTAGATTCCTTTATGCTTGATGTCGAAGTGAAAATTTCCACTGGAGAACTTGTTTACCAGCCCATCTGAGGGCCTGGTGGATCAGCATGACAAAGTTATCAATACCCAGATGAGGGGAAGACAAAAACACACCTGCACACAGTTTCTTGATTTTGACTGAAGATTCTTATCCAAATTCATAAGACATTATTCCATTAAGCAACTTAGTTTTGGTTAGATGATTAAATGTATTAACCCATTAATTAAATTTCAGTTGTGATGATCTAGATAATAGATGCGTAAGCAGAATAAGGAAGGTGTTACTGGCATACTCGTCTTAGTGTgtgttccttttttctcccctttaTTCAGTTATGCTAATATTATGTCTGGCTAATCTAGATAATAGATGCGTAAGCAGAATAAGGAAGGTGTTACTGGCATACTCGTCTTAGTGTgtgttccttttttctcccctttaTTCAGTTATGCTAATATTATGTCTGGCTAATCTAGATAATAGATGCGTAAGCAGAATAAGAAAGGTGTTACTGGCATACTTGTCTTAGTGtgtgttcctttttttttttcctttattcaGTTATGCAAATATTATGTCTTACTAATCTATTTTCcccaatttaatattttttgccACTAGATAAAATAATATCTTGGAGTAGTTTTAATGGTTCCACAGGTCTATCCATGTATGAGGAATTGTTGAGGCTACTgttcattgatttttttgttaCAAAATCTCACTTCATTTGTGATGTTTTATGGGTAAAAATTTGCAGATATCGGAAGTCGTTAACAGCATGAAAGATTTAATTGATTATAGCAGAGAAACAGGGACTGGACCTATGGGTAAAGCTTCCTAGTACTTTCTTCATGTTCCTCTTCTCATTATGTTCTTCGAAAGGtttgaatttttgttcttgGATAGGTTGACAGTTGAAGAGCTGCCAATGTGGTGCCATGATTGTGCATGCTGCATAGGTTTTAGGGAAAAAACTGAATGTTGGTATGCTTAGTGATGTGTATCTGTTCATGACCTGCCCACATGGCAGGATGTGGGTGTGCCCATATGGCTGGTACAATTTCAGCCCAAAATGATCCTCAGAAGGGGCTTAAACTTACAAGGATGCCATTTTGTATTATTCTCATGGCAATATACTGtttttaaaacattaaactTCTGAGTCATTTCTCTTACTCAGGTCTGAAATTTTCCAGTGAGATGGGTGCAGAGTTCTCTTACATGAGACCGATGCTTGTCCTGCCACATGGCAGGTACAAGGAAATATACAGAAGCTTCCATATTTTGATAACTTAGTTGAGAGGGAAATTTGATTCTGTGCATAATTGGTTGAGAAGGATCAGTTTTTTGATACCTTGGGACTAGGTGTTGGGAACTTCGGATGATTTGGACATGAATGGATGCTCTTGGGATCAGAACTGTTAGCAGCCTGAAACTTCTTGACTAGACCTCGTCAAATGAGACATTAGTTACCCATATTCCGAAAGGATACTTGAGAACTGTTGAATTATGAACTGCAGTCCTCTTCGCTACTTTTATGAAATGGCAGCCAGATAATCCATAGGATCCTAACTCCATGGTGACTTGACTAATCACCATACCATTGTCAGGACATCGCTTGATGGGCTTGTTTAGGGATTAGTGCTAGAATGTTAAAAGCAGATAAGTTCCTGTAAGTTCcctttattcttctttattGGAAACGTCATGGTAGGGTAATTAATgacattgtttttcttcttcagcgAGTTTGATCAACTTCCCTAGGAGGACCAGCACTTCATCTGGGCTTCACTGTCAAGGTCAACAACCTGatgagcagcagcagcagctgcaACAAACTGTTGTGCAAAACTCAAACAATGATCAGAGCTCTGTACAGGCCACTGGTGTGCAGCTCACTGCTAACAATGGTGTCGTCAGTGTAAATAACTCCCTCAACTCAGCATCCACTTCCACATCTGCAAGCACCATTATTGGGCTGCTCCACCAGAACTCCATGAATTCAAGGCAGGAAAACCCAATGACAAATGTTAACAGTCCATATGGTGGGAATACGGTTCAGATTCCATCTACTGGCTCCTCAAGTTCAATACCACAGGCTCAAACGAATCCATCATCCCCATTTCCATCGCCAACACCTTCATCTAACAATCCTCTAAATTCTCATAGTGCCTTACCAGCAACAGCACACACAGCGAACCAGATGAGTACTGCAAATTCACCCGCCACTATTGCAATGCAACAGCCAACTCATACTACTGAGGCTGATCCCAATGATTCCCAGAGCTCTGTCCAGCAGATCATACAAGAAATGATGATGTCTCCTCAGCTGAATGGTGGGGGTAGTATGGGTGGTGTTGGTTCCTTGGGAAACGATATAAAAAACATTAACGGAATGACACAGATAGGGAGTAACACAGCACTCAATGGAGGGAACTGCTTGGTTGGAAATGGGATTGGCAACAGTTCAGGCATTGGCGGTATGGGATATGGTAACATGGGTGTTGGAATTGGTCCATCTGCCACGGCTAGTGGTATCAGAGTTGCGATGGGAAACAACTCCATGACATTGAATGGGCGGGTTGGCATGCCATCAATGCCTCAGGACCCTGGGATGAACCACCACCAAGATTTGGGGAACCGGCTGTTAAGTGGGCTTGGTGCAGTCAACAGCTTCAATAATCTCCAATTTGATTGGAAATCATCTCCATAGTGAGGATTTTTGATGATGTGTGTTCATAACGATGCTGCCGGAGCTGTCAGACCTTCTGATACATCCGGACTGCTTGTGTCATCATATGGTAGTCCAGCATACCACAGCTTCcacttctgtacttttcagGAAAGGAAAACAGTGTCCATTGAAACGTTGTAATCCGCATCAGCTTGGCGtttttttccttccccctccaccccctccctctctcttggGTCACTCCTACATGTGAGGAGGGTCACTGCTGGGAAATCCGTGTACTTTATGATTGCATATAGAAGGTTATCACTACTAACACCCCAAAAAATGGGGATTCATGGAGGTCTCATTCTTTGGGATGTGCATGTGTGTCTACTCTAATTTTCATACTACACCATTCTGCAACGGTTTTTTGTACCCTCAAAAAGTGTCCATTGTCTCTCCCTTTCCCTAGGTAGAACATTCTGGTGATGTCTTTGTTTAACAAAGCGCTCCAATGGTAAATTTGACTGCGGAGATAGAAGGGCGGTATCATCTTTGAGAAGGGAAGCCTAGAGATAGCTGTACGATAGTGGCCGTCTACatcttttttattaatttatttggcCAGACGAGATTTAAGATGGCGTTAGACTGTAATTTTTGATGTTGTTGAATACTGGCATGGATTCTCTTTTCCATCGTCCGGTTTTGAATTATACTCTTGAGCATAATAGAAAATAGTCACCCTTCAAGGTGGAAGGTTTGTAGAGTATAcaagagagaaacaaaatattcccttctccttctccttgcttctttaaaaatagggaaagagaGCCACAGAATTATGTGTGGGGATTTTCCTGTGCCCTCTCACAAAAAGCGTGGGCCTCGCACGGTATTTTTTTATGGGTAAAAGATTTCTGCCAGTTTG
The sequence above is a segment of the Telopea speciosissima isolate NSW1024214 ecotype Mountain lineage chromosome 7, Tspe_v1, whole genome shotgun sequence genome. Coding sequences within it:
- the LOC122667216 gene encoding transcriptional corepressor SEUSS isoform X2, which produces MVPSGPPTPVGGAQSVPPSFLRSNSGILGVQGGAPTGFPSLVSPRSQYNSMNMLNNMPNVSSLLNQSFGNGGSNPGLSGSGSIQRGGIETGAESDPLSGAGNGINFTPSPVSFAPSNAANVGSTGQGQGQQFSNPSGNQLAPEQQSSQQLEQQNFQHGQQSLQQFSVPHSQQQQQQQQQQQQQQQQQLLKALPQQRSQLQQQFQQQNLPVRSPVKSAYEPGMCARRLTHYMYHQQHRPADNNIEFWRKFVTEYFAPNAKKRWCVSLYGSGRQTTGVFPQDVWHCEICNRKPGRGFETTVEVLPRLCKIKYDSGTLEELLYVDMPREYQNATGQIVLDYAKAIQESVFEQLRVVRDGQLRIVFSPDLKICSWEFCARRHEELIPRRLIIPQISQLGAAAQKYQAATQNGSSSLSAQELQNNCNMFVASARQLAKALEVPLVNDLGYTKRYVRCLQISEVVNSMKDLIDYSRETGTGPMASLINFPRRTSTSSGLHCQGQQPDEQQQQLQQTVVQNSNNDQSSVQATGVQLTANNGVVSVNNSLNSASTSTSASTIIGLLHQNSMNSRQENPMTNVNSPYGGNTVQIPSTGSSSSIPQAQTNPSSPFPSPTPSSNNPLNSHSALPATAHTANQMSTANSPATIAMQQPTHTTEADPNDSQSSVQQIIQEMMMSPQLNGGGSMGGVGSLGNDIKNINGMTQIGSNTALNGGNCLVGNGIGNSSGIGGMGYGNMGVGIGPSATASGIRVAMGNNSMTLNGRVGMPSMPQDPGMNHHQDLGNRLLSGLGAVNSFNNLQFDWKSSP